A genomic window from Denticeps clupeoides chromosome 11, fDenClu1.1, whole genome shotgun sequence includes:
- the LOC114799502 gene encoding ectonucleoside triphosphate diphosphohydrolase 2-like yields MATRRCRTVALVAFVAAALVGIVLLAISAADVRRPPDFMYGIVLDAGSSHTAMFIYKWPADKQKGTGIVTQHTDCHVKGGGISSYAGKQGEAGRSLETCLDQAKQDIPQSRHHQTPVYLGATAGMRLLNMSNPKESDKILEEVGKKLKMYPFDFRGASILSGQEEGAYGWVTVNYLLENFIKYSFVGQWLIPSRKTVGALDFGGASTQITFETQSAIEDKDNKMTLQLYGQNYSLYTQSFLCYGRDQVLRKLLAHLLQIQHYSSVISNPCYPDGHRVTMTLDKIFDSPCTADMRPTMYKPESSMEVQGSGDYKACLGNVSEMFSFKNCPFSKCSFNGVFQPNVTGNFMAFSAFFYTYSFLQRTTGITVSSPRLLDNATRAVCNLSMEEMLQKAPDQQGRIQDYCAASVFIQVLLLQGYKFDELSFSHITFQKKVEDTSVGWAMGYMLSLSSLLPGESLPLQKAISPQVWGGLLFLFAFMFVIGVAFLFTQVLYKKKKSNSNMI; encoded by the exons ATGGCCACCCGGCGCTGCAGGACCGTCGCGCTGGTCGCCTTCGTGGCGGCTGCGCTCGTGGGCATCGTGCTGCTCGCCATCTCCGCGGCGGACGTCAGGCGACCTCCGGACTTCATG TATGGCATTGTCCTGGATGCTGGCTCATCCCACACAGCTATGTTCATTTACAAGTGGCCAGCAGATAAGCAGAAAGGGACCGGTATTGTGACCCAGCACACTGACTGCCATGTTAAAG GAGGGGGAATATCCAGCTATGCAGGAAAACAAGGGGAGGCTGGACGGAGTCTTGAAACCTGTCTGGACCAGGCTAAGCAGGACATCCCACAATCAAGACACCACCAAACCCCTGTGTACCTGGGCGCCACCGCGGGTATGAGGCTTCTAAA CATGTCGAACCCAAAAGAGTCAGACAAGATTCTTGAGGAGGTTGGCAAAAAATTGAAGATGTACCCTTTTGACTTTCGTGGAGCTTCCATATTGAGTGGGCAGGAAGAAGGTGCCTATGGCTGGGTTACAGTTAATTATCTACTGGAGAACTTCATCAAG TACAGCTTTGTTGGTCAGTGGCTAATTCCAAGCAGGAAGACAGTGGGCGCATTAGATTTTGGAGGCGCCTCCACCCAGATAACCTTTGAGACTCAGAGTGCCATAGAAGACAAGGACAACAAGATGACATTACAGCTCTACGGCCAAAACTATAGCCTTTATACGCAAAGCTTCCTGTGCTATGGCAGGGACCAGGTCTTACGCAAGTTGTTGGCCCATCTGTTGCAG ATCCAACACTACTCTTCTGTCATATCCAACCCCTGCTACCCAGATGGTCACAGAGTCACAATGACGCTGGACAAAATCTTTGATTCTCCTTGCACAGCTGACATGAGGCCAACTATGTACAAGCCAGAGAGCAGCATGGAAGTGCAAGGCTCAGGGGATTATAAAGCTTGCCTCGGCAACGTTTCAGAAATGTTCTCCTTCAAAAACTGTCCTTTTTCCAAATGCTCCTTCAATGGTGTGTTCCAGCCTAATGTTACCGGCAACTTTATG GCCTTCTCTGCCTTTTTCTATACTTACTCATTTCTGCAGCGCACCACTGGCATCACAGTGAGCTCCCCCAGACTTCTGGATAATGCCACCAGAGCTGTGTGCAACCTGAGCATGGAGGAG ATGCTGCAAAAGGCCCCTGACCAACAAGGCCGCATCCAGGATTACTGCGCCGCCTCTGTGTTTATCCAGGTGCTCTTGCTTCAAGGCTATAAGTTTGATGAGCTTTCCTTCTCACACATCACTTTTCAGAAGAAG GTAGAGGATACTTCAGTTGGCTGGGCAATGGGCTACATGCTCAGTCTGAGCAGCCTGCTGCCAGGGGAAAGCTTGCCACTGCAAAAAGCTATAAGTCCGCAAGTGTGGGGTGGCCTGCTGTTCCTCTTCGCGTTCATGTTCGTCATAGGTGTAGCATTTCTTTTCACGCAGGTGttgtacaaaaagaaaaagagtaaCAGCAACATGATTTAA